The Longimicrobium terrae genome includes a region encoding these proteins:
- a CDS encoding cystathionine gamma-synthase, with protein sequence MKDEKNYHGMGLGTIAIHAGQRPDPTTGAIMMPVYQTSTYVQPELGRHLGYEYARTHNPTREAFEGNVAALESGTHGIAFASGLAATDTMLKLMSAGDHVICGEGVYGGTYRLFSKVLARMGIEFTFVDSADTEALRAAITPRTKLIHLETPTNPMMQLTDIAAAAEVARAAGALLSVDNTFASPYNQRPLELGADIVIHSVTKYVNGHSDMVGGMIVVKDDGLHEQLRFLQNAAGGIPGPWDCWLGLRGTKTLHLRMKAHNENGQRIAEWLDAHPKVEAVYYPGLPHHPQHELAKRQMRGFTGMVSIEMGTLEKAAAFVNKVRIFALAESLGGVESLIGHPALMTHASVPRDLRYAMGLTDGLVRLSCGVEDVEDLIADLEQALEHA encoded by the coding sequence ATGAAAGACGAAAAGAACTACCACGGAATGGGGCTGGGGACGATCGCCATCCACGCCGGCCAGCGCCCGGACCCCACCACGGGCGCCATCATGATGCCCGTGTACCAGACCAGCACCTACGTGCAGCCGGAGCTGGGGCGGCACCTGGGATACGAGTACGCGCGCACGCACAATCCCACGCGCGAGGCGTTCGAGGGGAACGTGGCGGCGCTGGAGAGCGGCACGCACGGCATCGCCTTCGCCTCCGGGCTCGCGGCCACCGACACCATGCTCAAGCTGATGAGCGCGGGCGACCACGTGATCTGCGGCGAGGGCGTGTACGGCGGCACCTACCGCCTGTTCAGCAAGGTGCTGGCGCGGATGGGGATCGAGTTCACCTTCGTGGACAGCGCCGACACGGAGGCTCTTCGCGCCGCCATCACGCCGCGCACGAAGCTGATCCACCTGGAAACGCCCACCAATCCCATGATGCAGCTCACCGACATCGCCGCGGCGGCGGAGGTGGCGCGCGCGGCCGGGGCGCTGCTGAGCGTGGACAACACCTTTGCGTCGCCGTACAACCAGCGGCCGCTGGAGCTGGGCGCGGACATCGTCATCCACTCGGTCACCAAGTACGTCAACGGCCACAGCGATATGGTGGGCGGGATGATCGTGGTAAAGGACGACGGCCTGCACGAGCAGCTGCGCTTTCTGCAGAACGCGGCGGGCGGCATTCCCGGCCCGTGGGACTGCTGGCTGGGGCTGCGCGGCACCAAGACGCTGCACCTGCGCATGAAGGCGCACAACGAGAACGGGCAGCGCATCGCCGAGTGGCTGGACGCGCACCCCAAGGTGGAGGCCGTCTACTACCCCGGCCTGCCGCACCACCCGCAGCACGAGTTGGCCAAGCGGCAGATGCGCGGCTTTACGGGGATGGTGAGCATCGAGATGGGGACGCTGGAAAAGGCGGCGGCGTTCGTGAACAAGGTGCGCATCTTTGCCCTCGCCGAGTCGCTGGGCGGCGTGGAAAGCCTGATCGGCCACCCCGCGCTCATGACGCACGCCTCCGTTCCGCGCGACCTGCGCTACGCCATGGGGCTC
- a CDS encoding Lrp/AsnC family transcriptional regulator — MIDDIDRQILDILQENARTPNAEIARQVGMAPSAILERIRKLEERGVIQGYAVRINPDAYGLGLMAYVFVRADERAGALTTAEQMALIPEVQEVHHVAGEDCFLAKVRVRGTRELGELLRDRFGSIETIRSTRSTIVLDTVKETTMLYEPETGGSRG, encoded by the coding sequence ATGATAGACGACATCGACCGGCAGATTCTGGACATCCTGCAGGAGAACGCGCGCACCCCCAACGCCGAAATCGCGCGGCAGGTGGGAATGGCGCCGTCCGCCATCCTGGAGCGCATCCGCAAGCTGGAGGAGCGCGGCGTGATTCAGGGCTACGCGGTGCGCATCAACCCCGACGCGTACGGGCTGGGGTTGATGGCCTACGTCTTCGTGCGGGCGGACGAGCGCGCCGGCGCGCTGACCACGGCGGAGCAGATGGCGCTCATCCCCGAGGTGCAGGAAGTCCATCACGTGGCGGGAGAAGACTGCTTTCTGGCCAAGGTGCGCGTCCGCGGCACCCGCGAACTGGGCGAGCTGCTGCGCGACCGCTTCGGGAGCATCGAAACGATCCGCTCCACCCGCTCCACCATCGTGCTGGACACGGTCAAGGAGACGACCATGCTGTACGAGCCGGAGACGGGAGGAAGCCGTGGCTGA
- the yedA gene encoding drug/metabolite exporter YedA, whose product MAEKRSAPTGQLVAAFAAVYVIWGSTYLAIQFAIKTLPPLLMAGVRFLLAGAVLYLFMRMRGQAAPTARQWRTTAVIGALLVTAGNGGVVMAETSVPSGVVALMVAMVPLWMVLLEWLRPGGVRPTARTALGLVVGFAGIVLLVGPGDLGGGGGVNPAGALMVLCGSLCWAAGSIYARSAALPENGFLATAMEMTCGGTLMLLIGLARGELGAWNPAAVSAESVVGLAYLVVFGSLVGFSAYIWLLGNTTTARVSTYAYVNPVVAVLLGWWLANEPLTPRVLLAAGVIVAAVAVITTGRRPAAETVENDVTPDGSPASERESAAA is encoded by the coding sequence GTGGCTGAAAAGCGGAGCGCGCCCACCGGGCAGCTGGTGGCGGCGTTCGCCGCCGTGTACGTGATCTGGGGAAGCACCTACCTGGCCATCCAGTTTGCCATCAAGACCTTGCCTCCGCTCCTGATGGCGGGGGTCCGATTCCTGCTTGCCGGGGCCGTGCTGTACCTGTTCATGCGGATGCGCGGGCAGGCCGCGCCCACCGCGCGGCAGTGGCGCACGACGGCGGTCATCGGCGCGCTGCTGGTGACGGCGGGCAACGGCGGGGTGGTGATGGCGGAAACCTCCGTCCCCTCCGGCGTGGTGGCGCTGATGGTGGCCATGGTGCCGCTGTGGATGGTGCTGCTGGAGTGGCTGCGCCCCGGCGGGGTGCGGCCCACGGCGCGGACCGCCCTGGGGCTGGTGGTGGGCTTCGCGGGGATCGTGCTGCTGGTAGGGCCCGGCGACCTGGGCGGGGGCGGCGGGGTGAACCCGGCGGGCGCGCTGATGGTGCTGTGCGGCTCGCTCTGCTGGGCGGCGGGCTCCATCTACGCACGCTCGGCCGCGCTGCCGGAGAACGGCTTCCTGGCCACGGCGATGGAGATGACGTGCGGCGGCACGCTGATGCTGCTGATCGGGCTGGCCCGCGGCGAGCTGGGCGCGTGGAACCCCGCGGCGGTGTCGGCGGAAAGCGTGGTGGGGCTGGCGTACCTGGTGGTGTTCGGGTCGCTGGTGGGCTTCAGCGCGTACATCTGGCTGCTGGGCAACACCACCACCGCGCGTGTGTCCACCTACGCGTACGTGAACCCCGTGGTGGCGGTGCTGCTGGGATGGTGGCTGGCGAACGAGCCGCTGACGCCGCGCGTGCTGCTGGCCGCGGGGGTGATCGTGGCCGCCGTGGCGGTCATCACCACGGGGCGCAGGCCGGCGGCGGAGACGGTGGAAAACGATGTGACGCCCGACGGAAGTCCGGCGTCGGAGCGGGAAAGCGCGGCGGCTTGA